Proteins encoded in a region of the Planococcus citri chromosome 1, ihPlaCitr1.1, whole genome shotgun sequence genome:
- the LOC135832438 gene encoding cytochrome P450 4C1-like isoform X1: MDLLLYALVGIAIIFISLNIFVRSFQRDSRLVEFADTLPGPRTVPFLGSYKSFYFGEDSLKTTVDFLRKYGHVYKLWFGKHLVVGLSNVEDLETVFMSSKMVAKPKMFQPYHDIWGDGLFTASVNLWRKNRRRFYCAFANDRFDIYTTQINDVTRNAISKMQSLINEREFNAWDFFVYLSFNVITRTMLDVKEDFWDSETVTKFHQSLSKAQQISFERMCVPWFHIKFIDDLFYRRQLDGIIDSIFQFSRKVVNYEKYGKNANFQTDSVRSFVEIVRELLSVSKGCDEKIACDEIYTVISGGTNTNASVISFFLIAIAIHQDIQDKLYHELYDVFGDDDRDGNQEDIRQLPYLDQVLKESLRRFTIAPFILREVQDDSKIGDRIFPAGTAILISIGAVHFNPEYYPNPMEFNPDHFSPEAVGKRHKLTFIPFSAASRNCIGQNFAMLEFKLILSSLLRNFSFHTTMKMEDIKLNMGSVTHCRNNLNLSIKTRTRKTFYQQ; this comes from the exons ATGGATCTTTTACTGTATGCACTAGTGGGGATCGCTATAATTTTTATATCGCTAAATATTTTTGTTCGGAGTTTTCAAAGAGATTCCAGATTGGTTGAATTTGCTGACACACTCCCAGGTCCTCGGACAGTTCCGTTTTTAGGAAGTTATAAGAGTTTTTACTTCGGAGAAG ATTCTTTAAAAACGACAGTCGATTTCCTCCGAAAGTATGGACACGTCTATAAATTATGGTTCGGTAAACATCTCGTGGTAGGATTATCGAATGTTGAGGATTTAGAG acTGTTTTCATGAGTTCAAAAATGGTGGCGAAGCCTAAAATGTTCCAGCCCTATCATGATATTTGGGGAGATGGTTTATTTACCGCTTCTG TGAATCTTTGGAGAAAAAATCGGAGAAGATTTTATTGTGCCTTCGCCAATGATCGATTCGATATTTATACTACCCAAATCAATGATGTAACTCGCAATGCAATTAGTAAAATGCAAAGTTTAATTAATGAACGAGAATTTAACGCTtgggatttttttgtttatttatctTTCAACGTAATTACAA GGACGATGCTGGATGTGAAAGAAGATTTCTGGGATTCTGAAACagtaacaaaatttcatcaaagtttgTCAaa agCGCAGCAAATCAGTTTTGAAAGAATGTGTGTCCCATGGTTTCATATAAAATTTATTGATGACTTGTTTTATCGCAGACAACTCGATGGTATAattgattcaatatttcagttttcaagaaAA GTCGTAAATTATgagaaatatggaaaaaatgcTAACTTTCAAACAGATTCAGTGAGATCATTTGTAGAAATTGTTCGTGAATTACTGAGCGTCAGCAAAggatgtgatgaaaaaattgcatgcgATGAAATATACACGGTAATATCTGGG GGTACAAATACAAATGCCAGCGTTATTTCCTTTTTCCTGATCGCCATTGCTATTCATCAAGATATACAG GATAAATTGTACCATGAACTTTACGATGTATTCGGTGATGATGATCGTGATGGCAACCAAGAAGATATAAGACAGTTACCATACCTGGACCAAGTGTTGAAAGAATCTTTACGGAGGTTCACTATTGCACCTTTTATACTTAGAGAAGTTCAGGATGACAGTAAAATAG GTGACCGCATATTTCCAGCAGGTACCGCAATTTTAATCTCTATTGGAGCTGTTCACTTTAATCCAGAATATTACCCTAACCCTATGGAATTTAATCCTGACCATTTTAGTCCTGAAGCTGTTGGAAAACGCCATAAACTTACATTTATACCATTCAGTGCCGCTTCTCGAAACTGCATTG GACAAAATTTTGCTATGCTGGAATTCAAATTGATACTGAGTTCTTTGCTGcggaatttcagttttcatacAACGATGAAAATGGAAGATATTAAATTAAACATGGGCTCTGTGACACATTGCAGAAATAACCTTAATTTGTCGATTAAAACTCGAACAAGAAAAACGTTTTATCAACAATAA
- the LOC135832438 gene encoding cytochrome P450 4g15-like isoform X2, translating to MDLLLYALVGIAIIFISLNIFVRSFQRDSRLVEFADTLPGPRTVPFLGSYKSFYFGEDSLKTTVDFLRKYGHVYKLWFGKHLVVGLSNVEDLETVFMSSKMVAKPKMFQPYHDIWGDGLFTASVNLWRKNRRRFYCAFANDRFDIYTTQINDVTRNAISKMQSLINEREFNAWDFFVYLSFNVITRTMLDVKEDFWDSETVTKFHQSLSKAQQISFERMCVPWFHIKFIDDLFYRRQLDGIIDSIFQFSRKVVNYEKYGKNANFQTDSVRSFVEIVRELLSVSKGCDEKIACDEIYTVISGGTNTNASVISFFLIAIAIHQDIQDKLYHELYDVFGDDDRDGNQEDIRQLPYLDQVLKESLRRFTIAPFILREVQDDSKIGT from the exons ATGGATCTTTTACTGTATGCACTAGTGGGGATCGCTATAATTTTTATATCGCTAAATATTTTTGTTCGGAGTTTTCAAAGAGATTCCAGATTGGTTGAATTTGCTGACACACTCCCAGGTCCTCGGACAGTTCCGTTTTTAGGAAGTTATAAGAGTTTTTACTTCGGAGAAG ATTCTTTAAAAACGACAGTCGATTTCCTCCGAAAGTATGGACACGTCTATAAATTATGGTTCGGTAAACATCTCGTGGTAGGATTATCGAATGTTGAGGATTTAGAG acTGTTTTCATGAGTTCAAAAATGGTGGCGAAGCCTAAAATGTTCCAGCCCTATCATGATATTTGGGGAGATGGTTTATTTACCGCTTCTG TGAATCTTTGGAGAAAAAATCGGAGAAGATTTTATTGTGCCTTCGCCAATGATCGATTCGATATTTATACTACCCAAATCAATGATGTAACTCGCAATGCAATTAGTAAAATGCAAAGTTTAATTAATGAACGAGAATTTAACGCTtgggatttttttgtttatttatctTTCAACGTAATTACAA GGACGATGCTGGATGTGAAAGAAGATTTCTGGGATTCTGAAACagtaacaaaatttcatcaaagtttgTCAaa agCGCAGCAAATCAGTTTTGAAAGAATGTGTGTCCCATGGTTTCATATAAAATTTATTGATGACTTGTTTTATCGCAGACAACTCGATGGTATAattgattcaatatttcagttttcaagaaAA GTCGTAAATTATgagaaatatggaaaaaatgcTAACTTTCAAACAGATTCAGTGAGATCATTTGTAGAAATTGTTCGTGAATTACTGAGCGTCAGCAAAggatgtgatgaaaaaattgcatgcgATGAAATATACACGGTAATATCTGGG GGTACAAATACAAATGCCAGCGTTATTTCCTTTTTCCTGATCGCCATTGCTATTCATCAAGATATACAG GATAAATTGTACCATGAACTTTACGATGTATTCGGTGATGATGATCGTGATGGCAACCAAGAAGATATAAGACAGTTACCATACCTGGACCAAGTGTTGAAAGAATCTTTACGGAGGTTCACTATTGCACCTTTTATACTTAGAGAAGTTCAGGATGACAGTAAAATAG GTACGTAA